The following proteins are co-located in the Nocardioides piscis genome:
- a CDS encoding bifunctional [glutamine synthetase] adenylyltransferase/[glutamine synthetase]-adenylyl-L-tyrosine phosphorylase — protein MARTAGSLVRLGFLDAAAARSAIDDLGEHGPALVQSLASSADPDAALAGLVRLASAVDDREDLLRTLADDEDSAERLSAVLGASEALSVHLGRHPEHWRDLTDATLATTRPPAFVVREEMLACVGADPEAAVPTSTMPDAAAVNALRVTYRRLLLRLAARDLAHRVGVDDVAAELSDLAAATLEAGLAVARSRVGESAGAARLSVIAMGKCGGHELNYVSDVDVIFVYAPVDGADDNAALRAATQVASQLIQVCSEDTAEGTIWPVDANLRPEGSAGPLVRTLASHAGYYEKWAKTWEFQALLKARPVAGDAELGRDYLELIEPMVWRAAEREGFVHDVQAMRRRVLDHIPAHQAERQLKLGSGGLRDVEFAVQLLQLVHGRADPSIRSGATLSALAELTRGGYVGREDGEALHDAYAFLRTLEHRIQLHRLRRTHVVPEDEASLRRLGRSLGFFSEPVAELDKQWRHHRREVRRLHEKLFYRPLLTAVAKLAGGDARLSLDAAEARLAALGYDDPKGALRHLEALTSGVSRTSDIQRTLLPVMLEWFADAPDPDAGLFGFRRLSESLGTTPWYLKTLRDEGEVAQRLAFLLGTSRYATDLLEREPQGVRMLGEDLTPPSAEAITAEMQSVASRQTDPEEAARAVRAVRRRELLRIASGELVAGTDVALVGHGLSRLTDATLEATLGIAMESVRATRGLDQVPARMAVIAMGRYGGFELSYGSDADVMFVQEPLDDVEPQVAASFSQAVVGELRRLLSMPATDPPLEVDAGLRPEGAQGPLVRTLASFEAYYAKWSHVWEFQALLRADAVVGDEGLRERFTALIDPLRFPEGGISSDDIVEVRRIKARVDDERLPRGADRNTHLKLGRGGLADVEWTVQLLQMRHAGAFPGLRTTQTLVALEAALAADLVSESDAAELADAWRLVSRMRNAVTLVRGKPSDQVPRDATERAAVARVLGHAAGESDRMVNDYLRTTRRAHAVVEKIFWEG, from the coding sequence CGCGAGGACCTCCTGCGCACCCTCGCCGACGACGAGGACTCTGCGGAGCGTCTGAGCGCCGTGCTGGGAGCGAGCGAGGCGCTGTCGGTCCACCTCGGCCGACACCCGGAGCACTGGCGCGACCTGACCGACGCGACGCTGGCCACCACCCGGCCCCCGGCCTTCGTCGTCCGCGAGGAGATGCTCGCCTGCGTGGGCGCCGACCCCGAGGCCGCCGTCCCGACCTCGACGATGCCCGACGCGGCAGCGGTCAACGCGCTGCGCGTGACCTATCGCAGGCTGTTGCTGCGACTGGCGGCTCGCGACCTGGCGCACCGCGTGGGTGTCGACGACGTCGCCGCCGAGCTCTCCGACCTGGCCGCGGCAACCCTGGAGGCCGGGCTGGCCGTGGCCCGCAGCAGGGTCGGTGAGAGCGCAGGAGCGGCCCGGCTGTCGGTGATCGCGATGGGCAAGTGCGGCGGCCACGAGCTCAACTACGTCTCCGACGTCGACGTCATCTTCGTCTACGCACCGGTCGACGGAGCCGACGACAACGCCGCCCTGCGAGCGGCCACCCAGGTCGCCTCGCAGCTGATCCAGGTGTGCTCGGAGGACACGGCCGAGGGCACCATCTGGCCGGTCGATGCCAACCTTCGCCCCGAGGGCTCGGCCGGACCGCTCGTCCGCACCCTCGCCAGCCACGCCGGCTACTACGAGAAGTGGGCCAAGACCTGGGAGTTCCAGGCGCTGCTCAAGGCACGCCCGGTCGCGGGCGACGCCGAGCTGGGGCGCGACTACCTCGAGCTGATCGAGCCGATGGTCTGGCGCGCGGCCGAGCGGGAGGGGTTCGTCCACGACGTGCAGGCGATGCGTCGCCGCGTCCTGGACCACATCCCCGCACACCAGGCGGAACGCCAGCTCAAGCTGGGGTCGGGCGGGCTGCGCGACGTCGAGTTCGCCGTCCAGCTCCTGCAGCTGGTCCATGGCCGAGCAGACCCCTCCATCCGGTCTGGGGCGACGCTGAGTGCGCTGGCCGAGCTGACCAGGGGCGGCTACGTCGGTCGAGAGGACGGGGAGGCGCTGCACGACGCCTACGCCTTCCTGCGCACGCTCGAGCACCGCATCCAGCTGCACCGTCTGCGACGGACCCACGTCGTGCCCGAGGACGAGGCCTCGCTGCGTCGCCTCGGACGCTCCCTGGGATTCTTCTCCGAGCCGGTCGCCGAGCTCGACAAGCAGTGGCGCCACCACCGGCGCGAGGTCCGCCGGCTGCACGAGAAGCTCTTCTACCGTCCACTGCTGACGGCGGTCGCCAAGCTCGCGGGCGGTGACGCGCGTCTCTCCCTCGACGCGGCGGAGGCCCGGCTCGCGGCGCTGGGCTACGACGACCCCAAGGGCGCGTTGCGCCACCTGGAGGCGTTGACGAGCGGGGTCTCGCGCACCTCCGACATCCAGCGCACGTTGCTCCCGGTCATGCTCGAGTGGTTCGCCGATGCGCCAGACCCGGATGCGGGCCTCTTCGGGTTCCGGCGCCTCAGCGAGAGCCTGGGCACCACTCCCTGGTATCTCAAGACGCTGCGCGACGAGGGGGAGGTGGCCCAGCGCCTGGCGTTCCTCCTGGGCACCTCCCGCTATGCCACCGACCTGCTCGAGCGGGAGCCGCAGGGCGTGCGGATGCTCGGTGAGGACCTGACCCCGCCGTCGGCCGAGGCGATCACCGCCGAGATGCAGTCGGTGGCCTCCCGGCAGACCGACCCGGAGGAGGCGGCGCGAGCCGTGCGCGCCGTACGCCGCCGTGAGCTCCTGCGCATCGCTTCGGGCGAGCTCGTCGCCGGCACCGACGTCGCGCTCGTCGGTCACGGCCTCTCCCGCCTGACCGACGCCACGCTCGAGGCGACCCTGGGCATCGCGATGGAGTCGGTGCGCGCCACCCGGGGCCTCGACCAGGTCCCGGCCCGGATGGCGGTCATCGCGATGGGCCGGTATGGCGGGTTCGAGCTGTCCTACGGCAGCGACGCCGACGTGATGTTCGTCCAGGAGCCGCTCGACGACGTGGAGCCGCAGGTCGCCGCCTCCTTCTCCCAGGCGGTGGTGGGGGAGCTGCGTCGGCTCCTGTCGATGCCCGCGACGGACCCGCCCCTCGAGGTGGATGCGGGCCTTCGCCCTGAGGGCGCGCAGGGCCCGCTGGTGCGCACCCTGGCCTCCTTCGAGGCCTACTACGCGAAGTGGTCGCACGTGTGGGAGTTCCAGGCGCTGCTGCGCGCCGATGCGGTCGTGGGCGACGAGGGACTGCGGGAGCGGTTCACCGCGCTGATCGACCCGCTCCGCTTTCCCGAGGGCGGCATCAGCTCCGACGACATCGTCGAGGTGCGCCGCATCAAGGCTCGCGTCGACGACGAGCGGCTGCCGCGCGGAGCCGATCGCAACACCCACCTCAAGCTGGGGCGCGGTGGCCTCGCCGACGTCGAGTGGACCGTCCAGCTCCTCCAGATGCGCCACGCAGGGGCGTTCCCGGGGCTGCGGACGACCCAGACCCTGGTCGCCCTGGAGGCGGCGCTCGCTGCCGACCTCGTCTCGGAGTCCGACGCAGCCGAGCTCGCGGACGCCTGGCGGCTGGTCAGCCGCATGCGCAACGCCGTGACCCTCGTGCGTGGCAAGCCCTCCGACCAGGTGCCGCGCGACGCCACCGAGCGGGCTGCCGTTGCGCGGGTGCTGGGTCATGCGGCCGGCGAGTCGGACCGGATGGTCAACGACTATCTACGCACCACCCGGCGTGCCCATGCGGTGGTGGAGAAGATCTTCTGGGAGGGATGA
- the ctlX gene encoding citrulline utilization hydrolase CtlX has product MSAQAPSAVILIRATSFVPNPATAADNAFQADVPADQSDEVTSAKAVAEMDALAQALRDAGVRVHVFDDDDHTRPDSVFPNNWLSTHAGGYVAVYPMYASNRRHERRTDILEMLKSDYRVQTIVDYSGLEPDGVFLEGTGAMVLDHVSRVAYMAISYRADCNVLERFCTDFNYEPMAFEAVDGAGVPVYHTNVIACVGTEVALIALEMIPDAQRRAQVRERLSVNGRSVVELTEQQVREFAGNAVELCGRTPQGKRRYVMAMSARAHRSLRPDQIAVIEESCEIVSVDIPTVELAGGSVRCMIAGVHLDHRPSVEPELTEAVEAINEDHPVTPDGRFVALAHG; this is encoded by the coding sequence GTGAGCGCCCAAGCCCCGTCTGCCGTGATCCTGATACGTGCCACCAGCTTCGTCCCCAACCCCGCGACTGCGGCTGACAACGCCTTCCAGGCCGACGTGCCCGCCGACCAGTCCGACGAGGTGACCTCGGCGAAGGCCGTCGCCGAGATGGACGCCCTCGCGCAGGCCCTGCGCGACGCCGGTGTCAGGGTCCACGTGTTCGACGACGACGACCACACCCGTCCCGACAGCGTCTTCCCCAACAACTGGCTCTCCACCCACGCAGGCGGCTATGTCGCGGTCTATCCGATGTATGCCTCCAACCGGCGCCACGAGCGCCGGACCGACATCCTGGAGATGCTCAAGTCGGACTACCGGGTGCAGACGATCGTCGACTACTCGGGCCTCGAGCCCGACGGTGTCTTCCTCGAGGGAACGGGCGCGATGGTGCTCGATCACGTCTCCCGAGTGGCCTACATGGCCATCAGCTATCGCGCCGACTGCAACGTCCTGGAGCGCTTCTGCACCGACTTCAACTACGAGCCCATGGCCTTCGAGGCCGTCGACGGCGCGGGGGTGCCGGTCTACCACACCAACGTCATCGCGTGCGTCGGCACCGAGGTGGCCCTGATCGCGCTGGAGATGATCCCCGACGCCCAGCGACGAGCGCAGGTCCGTGAGCGGCTGTCGGTCAACGGTCGCTCCGTCGTCGAGCTGACCGAGCAGCAGGTCCGCGAGTTCGCCGGCAACGCCGTGGAGCTGTGTGGCCGTACGCCGCAGGGCAAGCGCCGCTACGTGATGGCGATGTCGGCCCGGGCCCACCGCAGCCTGCGGCCCGACCAGATCGCGGTGATCGAGGAGTCCTGCGAGATCGTCTCGGTGGACATCCCGACCGTCGAGCTGGCCGGTGGCTCGGTGCGATGCATGATCGCGGGCGTGCACCTCGACCACCGTCCCTCGGTCGAGCCCGAGCTCACCGAGGCCGTCGAGGCGATCAACGAGGACCACCCGGTGACGCCCGACGGTCGCTTCGTGGCCTTGGCGCACGGCTGA
- a CDS encoding TetR/AcrR family transcriptional regulator: MSEERSWARLVDRRTANRGDQRRQALLTAFEELLAEQSLDEVKVADISSRAGVTRSAFYFYFENKAVAVTALMSDLYDDTSEATDLLVKAEGEPEQRLRHVITTLFDAVDRTHHTYRALLQARATSAQVRDIWEAGRAEFASMVAEMITRERAVGNAPAGPEAGPLASVLLDLNDHALERHALDVGPEREQRIDVLTHIWLSSIYQRPGSTS, encoded by the coding sequence GTGAGCGAGGAGCGAAGCTGGGCGCGGCTGGTCGATCGCCGTACAGCCAACCGCGGGGACCAGCGTCGCCAGGCGCTGCTGACCGCGTTCGAGGAGCTCCTGGCGGAGCAGTCGCTCGACGAGGTCAAGGTCGCCGACATCTCGAGCCGCGCCGGGGTGACGCGCTCGGCCTTCTACTTCTACTTCGAGAACAAGGCCGTCGCCGTCACGGCCCTGATGAGCGACCTGTACGACGACACCTCCGAGGCCACCGACCTGCTGGTCAAGGCCGAGGGCGAGCCGGAGCAGCGCCTGCGGCACGTCATCACCACCCTGTTCGACGCCGTCGACCGGACCCACCACACCTACCGTGCGCTGCTGCAGGCCCGCGCCACCAGCGCCCAGGTGCGAGACATCTGGGAGGCCGGTCGCGCGGAGTTCGCGTCGATGGTGGCCGAGATGATCACTCGCGAAAGAGCCGTCGGCAACGCGCCGGCGGGCCCCGAGGCAGGGCCGCTCGCATCGGTTCTTCTCGACCTCAACGACCACGCACTCGAGCGCCACGCGCTGGATGTGGGGCCGGAGCGGGAGCAGCGCATCGACGTCCTCACCCACATCTGGCTGAGCAGCATCTATCAACGTCCAGGGAGCACCTCGTGA
- a CDS encoding SatD family protein, which translates to MSSIALIGDLVGSRHSGDRRALHRVLQQALDDVNTALEPSTPLRITLGDEHQGVFDSLGDAITASLLVRLSLLPEHDIRHGIGRGSVEVLTEDPRVEDGPGWWAARAAIEAVSAAEGRAAQRSQRTAYVAADPSEVGRAGEVAAVNAGLLLRDQLVTGLSPRSLSVLRGLLAGQTQRDLADRLDISPSAVSQRVRADGLGAIVAAHELMGGLP; encoded by the coding sequence ATGTCATCGATCGCTCTCATCGGCGACCTCGTGGGCTCACGACACAGCGGCGACCGGCGCGCCCTGCACCGCGTGCTGCAGCAGGCGCTGGACGACGTGAACACCGCACTCGAGCCCAGCACGCCCCTGCGCATCACCCTCGGCGACGAGCACCAGGGTGTCTTCGACTCGCTGGGCGATGCGATCACCGCCTCGCTGCTGGTGCGGCTCTCCCTGCTGCCCGAGCACGACATCCGCCACGGAATCGGGCGAGGGTCGGTCGAGGTGCTGACCGAGGACCCGCGCGTCGAGGACGGCCCGGGGTGGTGGGCTGCTCGTGCAGCGATCGAGGCGGTGTCGGCCGCCGAGGGCAGGGCTGCGCAGCGATCCCAGCGCACGGCATACGTCGCCGCCGACCCCAGCGAGGTCGGCAGGGCGGGCGAGGTCGCGGCCGTGAATGCCGGGCTCCTGCTGCGGGACCAGCTCGTCACCGGCCTGTCGCCGCGCTCGCTGTCGGTGCTGCGTGGTCTGCTGGCGGGACAGACGCAGCGCGACCTCGCCGACCGGCTCGACATCAGCCCCTCCGCGGTCTCCCAGCGGGTGCGCGCCGACGGACTGGGGGCGATCGTCGCCGCACACGAACTGATGGGAGGTCTGCCGTGA
- a CDS encoding O-acetyl-ADP-ribose deacetylase translates to MTEVTVIRGDITTQDVDAIVNAANNRMRGGGGVDGAIHRAGGREILDDCIAKFPQGLATGDAGWTTAGDLPARWVIHTVGPRYPGDRSLLVSCYRRCVEVADSLGARTVAFPLVSAGVYGWPLEDAVAAAVTTLRSTPSGLSEARIVAFSDSTRRSVEAALEGSH, encoded by the coding sequence ATGACCGAAGTGACCGTGATCCGTGGCGACATCACCACCCAGGACGTCGACGCCATCGTCAACGCCGCCAACAACCGCATGCGCGGTGGCGGCGGAGTCGATGGCGCGATCCACCGGGCCGGTGGACGGGAGATCCTCGACGACTGCATCGCGAAGTTCCCGCAGGGACTCGCGACCGGTGACGCAGGCTGGACGACGGCCGGCGACCTCCCTGCCCGCTGGGTCATCCACACGGTCGGCCCGCGCTACCCGGGAGACCGTTCGCTCCTCGTGTCCTGCTACCGGCGCTGTGTCGAGGTCGCCGACTCCCTCGGTGCCAGGACGGTGGCCTTTCCCCTCGTCAGCGCCGGCGTCTACGGGTGGCCGCTGGAGGACGCCGTGGCGGCGGCCGTGACCACTCTCCGCTCGACGCCATCGGGTCTCTCCGAGGCTCGGATCGTGGCCTTCAGCGACTCGACGCGCAGGTCCGTGGAGGCCGCCCTGGAGGGGTCGCATTGA
- a CDS encoding PhoX family protein: MTLTPQRRSLPMADLAHGNRSPVTCHLRCGDACFGEAPNTTQTSYFRDVAATALSRRSILGAAAVSTAGVALSSQPAAALFRSGPGGVRPGAGSGQLPFTPIAPVPNSVDAITVPAGYRWDTIIRWGDPIFDGAPVFDADNQSAVAQSQQFGYNCDYLDIIVTDRRGARALLVANHEYTNETIMFPPEMDAAERIRTAWAAHGMSVVELRRKSAGSTWTYVPNGHLNRRITATTPFTVDGPAAGSDLLRTAADPTGRRVLGTLNNCAGGTTPWGTVLSGEENFNQYFRAAGTSAREKRYGLAASGDSRNWRSQDSRFDAVANPNEPNRFGWIVEIDPEDPRSTPVKHTAMGRFKHEGAHVIVNGDGHVVAYMGDDERFDYVYRFVSRDTFRAGGKKKDREHNLTLLSSGDLSVARFAGDGSEDGVSDGSGEWIPLTVDGRSVVPGFSTEEVLVFTRLAADAVQPTKMDRPEDVEPNFVNGHVYVACTNNTDRGKVGKEGATEPNPRNANKNGHVVEMMPTGGDHTAATFAWNLILICGDAATAGTYFGGWTGPVSPISCPDNVAFDSVGNLWVSTDGQPGTIGLNDALFKVPVTGPERGRVQQFLAVPIDGETCGPVIHDRDGSVFVAVQHPGEDGSWEAQRSRFPDFVPSTRTARPGEFAGPRPSVVQVTRR, from the coding sequence ATGACCCTCACCCCCCAGCGCCGCTCCCTGCCGATGGCAGACCTGGCCCACGGCAACCGAAGCCCCGTCACCTGTCACCTTCGCTGTGGCGACGCCTGCTTCGGGGAGGCGCCGAACACCACGCAGACCTCCTACTTCCGCGACGTCGCCGCCACCGCGCTGTCGCGTCGCAGCATCCTGGGCGCCGCCGCCGTCAGCACCGCCGGCGTGGCCCTCTCCAGCCAGCCGGCCGCGGCGCTCTTCCGCAGTGGACCGGGCGGGGTCAGGCCGGGCGCCGGCAGCGGCCAGCTCCCCTTCACCCCGATCGCGCCGGTGCCCAACAGCGTCGACGCGATCACCGTCCCTGCCGGCTATCGCTGGGACACGATCATCCGGTGGGGCGACCCGATCTTCGACGGTGCTCCCGTGTTCGACGCCGACAACCAGAGCGCGGTCGCCCAGTCGCAGCAGTTCGGCTACAACTGCGACTACCTCGACATCATCGTCACCGACCGCAGGGGCGCCAGGGCGCTGCTGGTGGCCAACCACGAATACACCAACGAGACCATCATGTTCCCGCCCGAGATGGACGCCGCCGAGCGCATCCGCACGGCATGGGCAGCTCATGGGATGAGCGTGGTGGAGCTGCGGCGCAAGTCCGCCGGCTCGACCTGGACCTACGTGCCCAACGGACACCTCAACCGCCGTATCACGGCCACAACCCCCTTCACCGTCGACGGCCCGGCCGCCGGCTCCGACCTGCTCAGGACCGCCGCCGACCCGACGGGGCGCCGCGTGCTGGGAACGCTCAACAACTGCGCCGGCGGCACGACGCCGTGGGGCACCGTGCTCTCCGGCGAGGAGAACTTCAACCAGTACTTCCGTGCCGCCGGGACCAGCGCCCGCGAGAAGCGCTACGGACTTGCGGCCTCTGGCGACTCCCGCAACTGGCGCAGCCAGGACAGCCGCTTCGACGCCGTCGCCAACCCCAACGAGCCCAACCGCTTCGGCTGGATCGTCGAGATCGACCCCGAGGACCCCAGGTCCACGCCGGTCAAGCACACGGCGATGGGCCGCTTCAAGCACGAGGGCGCCCACGTCATCGTCAACGGCGACGGCCACGTCGTGGCCTACATGGGCGACGACGAGCGCTTCGACTACGTCTATCGCTTCGTCTCCCGCGACACCTTCCGCGCAGGCGGCAAGAAGAAGGACCGCGAGCACAACCTCACGCTCCTCTCCAGCGGCGACCTCTCGGTGGCCCGCTTCGCCGGCGACGGCTCCGAGGACGGCGTCAGCGACGGCTCTGGCGAGTGGATCCCGCTGACGGTCGACGGCCGGTCGGTCGTCCCCGGCTTCAGCACCGAGGAGGTGCTCGTCTTCACGCGGCTCGCAGCCGATGCGGTGCAGCCCACCAAGATGGACCGCCCCGAGGACGTCGAGCCCAACTTCGTCAACGGACACGTCTATGTCGCCTGCACCAACAACACCGACCGCGGGAAGGTCGGCAAGGAGGGCGCGACCGAGCCCAACCCGCGCAACGCCAACAAGAACGGTCACGTCGTCGAGATGATGCCGACCGGCGGCGACCACACGGCGGCCACCTTCGCCTGGAACCTGATCCTCATCTGTGGCGACGCCGCCACGGCCGGCACCTACTTCGGTGGCTGGACCGGGCCGGTCTCCCCCATCTCCTGCCCCGACAACGTCGCCTTCGACTCCGTCGGCAACCTGTGGGTCTCCACCGACGGCCAGCCGGGCACCATCGGCCTCAACGACGCACTGTTCAAGGTGCCCGTGACGGGGCCGGAGCGCGGTCGAGTGCAGCAGTTCCTGGCCGTGCCGATCGATGGCGAGACCTGCGGCCCGGTCATCCACGACCGGGACGGGTCGGTCTTCGTCGCCGTGCAGCACCCGGGTGAGGACGGCTCGTGGGAAGCCCAGCGCTCGCGCTTCCCCGACTTCGTGCCCTCCACCCGCACGGCGCGCCCGGGCGAGTTCGCCGGTCCCCGTCCCAGCGTGGTCCAGGTGACGCGCCGCTGA
- a CDS encoding ceramidase domain-containing protein: protein MSDVRHVQPVLVTSAVAVGAVGLLVLALAGDWLGPDVGRGANFCEAARDGLFKQPANTLSNAGFVVAGLFVAVHVSTSRPGVMTRRLGTVYACVVVLLGPASAAMHATQSGLGGHLDLLSMYLVAGFAAAYAWMRWARRGTPAFVAAYAALVVACQAVGLWGRPVPVVQHAGNLAFGTLLVTAVVLEVLLWRRGGARSDIRWGLAALATMLGALSIWIVSQRGWCDPHSWLQGHAVWHLLSALAAYLLYRLYSSTPLRTEQPT, encoded by the coding sequence ATGTCCGACGTGCGCCATGTCCAGCCGGTCCTCGTCACCAGCGCAGTGGCTGTCGGCGCGGTCGGCCTGCTGGTGCTGGCGCTCGCCGGCGACTGGCTCGGCCCTGACGTGGGGCGGGGCGCGAACTTCTGCGAGGCCGCCCGCGACGGGTTGTTCAAGCAGCCCGCCAACACCCTCTCCAACGCCGGCTTCGTCGTCGCCGGTCTTTTCGTCGCGGTGCACGTCTCGACGTCCCGGCCAGGCGTCATGACCCGTCGACTGGGGACCGTCTATGCCTGCGTCGTCGTGCTCCTCGGTCCGGCGTCTGCCGCGATGCACGCGACGCAGTCGGGCCTGGGAGGTCACCTCGACCTCCTGAGCATGTATCTCGTCGCCGGGTTCGCAGCGGCATACGCGTGGATGAGGTGGGCTCGTCGAGGGACCCCCGCGTTCGTCGCCGCGTATGCCGCCCTCGTCGTTGCCTGCCAGGCCGTCGGGCTCTGGGGACGGCCGGTGCCTGTCGTGCAGCACGCCGGCAACCTGGCGTTCGGCACACTGCTGGTCACCGCCGTGGTGCTGGAGGTCCTGCTCTGGCGACGAGGTGGGGCGCGCAGCGACATCAGGTGGGGCCTGGCTGCCCTGGCCACGATGCTGGGCGCGCTCTCGATCTGGATCGTCTCCCAGCGGGGCTGGTGCGACCCCCACTCGTGGTTGCAGGGTCATGCCGTATGGCACCTGCTGTCCGCTCTGGCTGCCTATCTCCTCTACCGCCTCTATTCATCAACCCCTCTCCGGACGGAGCAGCCGACATGA
- a CDS encoding HU family DNA-binding protein, which translates to MNKSELRDAVAQHAELSNAQADKAIEAVISSITSAVAGGDKVTLPGFGTFEARQRNARTGRNPQTGESMEIAASTAPAFKAGAAFKSAVNKA; encoded by the coding sequence GTGAACAAGTCCGAACTCCGCGACGCCGTCGCGCAGCACGCCGAGCTGTCCAACGCCCAGGCGGACAAGGCCATCGAGGCCGTCATCTCGTCCATCACGAGCGCCGTCGCCGGTGGCGACAAGGTCACGCTTCCCGGCTTCGGAACGTTCGAGGCGCGCCAGCGCAACGCGCGCACCGGCCGCAACCCGCAGACCGGCGAATCGATGGAGATCGCCGCGAGCACCGCCCCCGCCTTCAAGGCCGGAGCCGCTTTCAAGTCGGCCGTCAACAAGGCCTGA
- a CDS encoding alpha/beta hydrolase: protein MTSTFTFTSGGTMCAATHFPATSQALAGAAGRPVVVLAHGLAGTQDSGLAAFAEAFAAAGLAAVTFDYRGFGTSQGQPRQVVSVDQQVADLHAAADAAVSLPGVDPARLVLWGISLGGGHVVTVATQRTDVVAVVSAVPLVDGLAAARLAVQHHSPGTLVKSTGRGLLSAARRRSGREPLMIPVVARPGEVGALTLPGALEDFLAIAGPSWRNEVAADVTMELGGRAPARVAKELTVPWLVQIADFDRSAPPHAAAKAAFAGRALVRHYPCDHFDLFAGKDWHEPAVRHAVGFLTAQLASSEDRLLDMA, encoded by the coding sequence GTGACCAGCACCTTCACCTTCACCTCCGGCGGCACCATGTGCGCCGCCACCCACTTCCCCGCCACGTCCCAGGCCCTGGCCGGCGCGGCCGGACGCCCCGTGGTGGTGCTGGCCCACGGCCTGGCCGGCACCCAGGACTCGGGTCTCGCGGCCTTCGCCGAGGCGTTCGCGGCGGCCGGTCTCGCCGCGGTCACCTTCGACTACCGCGGGTTCGGGACCAGCCAGGGACAGCCACGACAGGTGGTCTCGGTCGACCAGCAGGTCGCCGACCTCCATGCCGCCGCCGACGCGGCAGTTTCGCTGCCGGGTGTCGACCCGGCGCGGCTCGTCCTGTGGGGCATCTCCCTGGGCGGCGGCCACGTGGTCACCGTCGCCACGCAGCGCACGGACGTCGTGGCCGTGGTCTCCGCGGTCCCGCTCGTCGACGGGCTCGCCGCCGCCCGGCTGGCGGTCCAGCACCACTCCCCCGGCACGCTCGTGAAGTCCACGGGACGCGGCTTGCTCAGTGCGGCCCGCCGCAGGTCCGGACGCGAACCGCTGATGATCCCGGTCGTGGCGCGCCCGGGTGAGGTGGGGGCCTTGACCCTGCCGGGTGCGCTGGAGGACTTCCTGGCCATCGCCGGCCCGTCGTGGCGCAACGAGGTCGCCGCCGACGTCACGATGGAGCTCGGCGGGCGTGCACCGGCCAGGGTCGCCAAGGAGCTCACCGTCCCGTGGCTCGTGCAGATCGCCGACTTCGACCGCAGCGCACCGCCACACGCTGCCGCGAAGGCAGCATTCGCCGGGCGGGCGCTGGTGCGGCACTACCCGTGCGACCACTTCGACCTGTTCGCCGGCAAGGACTGGCACGAGCCGGCCGTCCGGCACGCGGTCGGCTTCCTGACTGCTCAGCTGGCCAGCAGCGAGGATCGACTCCTCGACATGGCCTGA